The Apostichopus japonicus isolate 1M-3 chromosome 20, ASM3797524v1, whole genome shotgun sequence genome contains a region encoding:
- the LOC139961986 gene encoding uncharacterized protein isoform X2, protein MTNEAIHDRMKTLKDSVVKSEDSVKRLVAEIKMLGQRVVQSHKAIRYRRRKSQNHLWCPPWNSSPRDLQKTLIWKRLGKMTKHQTETKIGIPSPL, encoded by the exons atgactaatgaagcaatccatgacagaatgaag ACTTTGAAGGACAGCGTAGTAAAATCAGAGGATTCCGTGAAGAGACTGGTAGCAGAGATCAAGATGCTAGGTCAAAGGGTCGTTCAATCTCATAAAGCCATACGGtacagaaggaggaagagccag AACCATCTATGGTGTCCACCATGGAACAGCTCCCcgagagacctccagaagactttaatttggaagagacttgggaagatgacgaaacatcagacagagacaaaaattggaatcccaagccccctgtag
- the LOC139961986 gene encoding uncharacterized protein isoform X1, producing MVSTMEQLPERPPEDFNLEETWEDDETSDRDKNWNPKPPVADSDPFSSLIMDMKASISSPSKVRSNSDQIRKGLLDDNLLKAEEDSKVRSISGSDVPNASSIQNDKLMEVSPEGIRNRTKVEEESESDSFQLPDSPAGLELSGSQTF from the coding sequence ATGGTGTCCACCATGGAACAGCTCCCcgagagacctccagaagactttaatttggaagagacttgggaagatgacgaaacatcagacagagacaaaaattggaatcccaagccccctgtagccgattcagatcccttctctagtctcattatggacatgaaagcctCCATCTCATCTCCGAGTAAAGTACGGTCTAACTCGGaccagatcaggaaaggcttactagacgataacctcctgaaggcagaagaagacagCAAAGTTCGTTCCATTTCTGGTAGCGACGTGCCGAacgcttcatcaatccaaaATGACAAGCTGATGGAAGTTTCCCCCGAAGGGATTAGAAATaggactaaagttgaagaagaatcggaaaGTGATTCATTCCAGCTaccagatagtcctgccggtctcgaactttcaggatcacaaactttttga